The following proteins come from a genomic window of Galactobacillus timonensis:
- a CDS encoding phosphate ABC transporter substrate-binding protein yields the protein MKSIKGITSALLAVAMLAGCGSSSSASASTAAAATSAAASEATADLSGTVSTDGSTSMEKVIGALSEAFSEKYPNVTVTYNPTGSGSGITAVTEGSCDIGLASRDLKDDEKNGLTQITVAIDGIAMIVNNDNPVTDLSIDQIARIYTGEITNWKDVGGDDAEIVVIGREAGSGTRDGFETITDTKDNCKLAQELTSTGAVIQAVGANPNAIGYASLAAVDDSIKTLTVEGVAPSEETVLDGTYKIQRDFNMITNDSATLSDAARAFLEFAQSDEAASLIEAAGAVPTSKK from the coding sequence ATGAAGAGCATCAAGGGTATTACATCTGCACTGCTGGCAGTCGCAATGCTGGCAGGCTGCGGATCATCGTCTTCCGCATCTGCATCCACTGCTGCAGCAGCTACCAGTGCAGCAGCTTCCGAAGCAACTGCAGATCTCAGCGGAACGGTTTCCACCGATGGCTCCACATCCATGGAAAAGGTCATCGGCGCCCTGTCCGAAGCTTTCTCTGAAAAGTATCCGAACGTCACCGTCACTTACAACCCGACAGGTTCCGGTTCCGGAATCACGGCTGTCACCGAAGGTTCCTGCGACATTGGACTGGCATCCCGCGACCTCAAGGATGATGAAAAGAACGGTCTGACCCAGATTACGGTCGCAATCGATGGTATCGCCATGATCGTCAACAATGACAACCCTGTCACCGATCTGAGCATCGATCAGATTGCCAGGATCTACACCGGCGAAATCACGAACTGGAAAGATGTCGGCGGCGACGATGCTGAAATCGTTGTCATCGGACGTGAAGCAGGAAGCGGAACGCGTGACGGCTTCGAAACCATCACTGACACCAAGGACAACTGCAAGCTCGCTCAGGAACTGACTTCCACCGGCGCTGTCATCCAGGCAGTCGGCGCCAACCCCAACGCAATCGGCTACGCTTCTCTGGCAGCTGTTGATGACAGCATCAAGACGCTGACGGTTGAAGGCGTTGCTCCCTCGGAAGAAACAGTTCTCGATGGTACTTACAAGATTCAGCGTGACTTCAATATGATCACCAACGATTCCGCTACACTCTCTGATGCGGCCAGGGCGTTCCTTGAATTTGCACAGAGCGATGAAGCTGCGTCGCTGATTGAAGCTGCAGGCGCTGTACCTACCAGCAAGAAGTAA
- the pstC gene encoding phosphate ABC transporter permease subunit PstC yields MQKTKNPRAAAVEAFMHGLMFFFGILSIAFVIFISAFLIVSGVPAIGKIGITNFLFGTVWASTAADPKFGILPFILTSFYGTLGAIIIAVPVGLLCAIYLSKIASPKIASLIRSAVELLAGIPSVVYGLVGMIVVVPMVMKTFHIANGSCLFTAIIVLSVMILPAIISVSETALNAVPKEYEEASLALGATYTETVFKVSLPAASSGIAAAVVQGVGRAIGEAMAIMMVSGNVANMPSLFKSVRFLTTAVASEMSYASGLQREALFSIALVLFIFVMLIMFLLNFVIKKKED; encoded by the coding sequence ATGCAGAAAACTAAAAATCCCCGGGCCGCCGCTGTCGAAGCGTTCATGCATGGACTCATGTTCTTCTTCGGCATCCTCTCGATTGCCTTCGTCATCTTCATCTCCGCCTTTCTGATCGTTTCCGGCGTACCGGCCATCGGTAAGATCGGTATCACCAACTTTCTCTTCGGAACCGTCTGGGCTTCCACCGCAGCCGACCCGAAATTCGGCATCCTGCCGTTCATTCTCACCTCCTTCTACGGCACCCTCGGCGCCATCATCATCGCCGTACCGGTCGGACTGCTGTGCGCCATCTATCTCTCAAAGATTGCGTCGCCAAAGATCGCTTCATTGATCCGCAGCGCCGTCGAACTGCTGGCCGGCATTCCTTCGGTTGTCTATGGTCTTGTCGGCATGATCGTCGTCGTTCCGATGGTCATGAAGACATTCCACATTGCCAACGGATCCTGCCTCTTCACTGCCATCATCGTCCTGAGCGTCATGATTCTTCCCGCCATCATCTCCGTCTCTGAAACGGCACTCAATGCCGTCCCGAAGGAGTATGAGGAGGCAAGCCTCGCCCTTGGTGCAACCTATACCGAAACCGTCTTCAAGGTCTCCCTACCGGCCGCAAGTTCCGGCATCGCAGCTGCTGTTGTTCAGGGTGTAGGCCGTGCGATCGGCGAAGCCATGGCAATCATGATGGTATCCGGCAACGTCGCCAACATGCCTTCCCTCTTCAAGAGCGTCCGCTTCCTGACAACTGCCGTCGCATCGGAAATGTCCTATGCAAGCGGCCTGCAGCGTGAAGCTCTGTTCTCCATCGCCCTGGTTCTGTTCATTTTTGTAATGCTGATCATGTTCCTTCTGAATTTCGTGATCAAGAAGAAGGAGGACTGA
- the pstA gene encoding phosphate ABC transporter permease PstA: MSTKQVNAEPIDSISTSRKRKIRLLNALMIISFVLILAILVFIIGYILFRGLPNITWEMLSTEPSVLRNTYGILPNILNTLYMVIMTLIIVLPIGVCAAIYLNEYATNIRLVQVIEFATECLSGIPSIIYGLAGMLIFCQFFGLGTGLLAGSLTLVIMTLPTIIRTTQESLKTVPDSYREGALALGAGKWHMIRTVVLPSAIDGIVTGCILAVGRIVGESAALLFTAGMANKILSFTQAITPGTSGATLTVAMYMYAMERNRVDVAFAIAAILLLLTLLINFLAKFAASRLKKNVE; this comes from the coding sequence ATGTCCACAAAACAGGTAAATGCGGAACCGATCGATTCGATCTCGACTTCCCGCAAGCGTAAGATCCGGCTGCTCAATGCCCTGATGATCATCTCCTTCGTTCTGATTCTTGCCATTCTTGTCTTCATCATCGGCTACATTCTGTTCCGCGGCCTCCCGAACATCACCTGGGAAATGCTGTCAACAGAGCCTTCCGTCCTGCGCAACACGTACGGCATTCTGCCGAATATCCTCAACACCCTGTACATGGTCATCATGACGCTGATCATCGTTCTCCCGATCGGTGTGTGTGCAGCCATCTACCTCAATGAATATGCGACCAACATCAGACTGGTACAGGTCATTGAATTTGCGACCGAATGTCTCTCCGGTATTCCTTCGATCATCTACGGTCTTGCCGGCATGCTGATCTTCTGCCAGTTCTTCGGCCTTGGCACCGGATTGCTGGCCGGATCGCTGACCCTTGTCATCATGACGCTGCCGACGATCATCCGTACGACCCAGGAAAGCCTCAAGACAGTTCCAGACAGCTACCGGGAAGGTGCTCTGGCACTGGGAGCCGGCAAATGGCACATGATCCGCACGGTCGTCCTGCCTTCTGCGATCGACGGTATTGTCACCGGCTGTATCCTTGCCGTCGGCCGTATTGTCGGTGAATCGGCCGCTCTGCTGTTTACGGCAGGTATGGCCAACAAGATCCTCAGCTTCACGCAGGCAATCACTCCAGGAACCTCCGGCGCAACATTGACGGTTGCCATGTATATGTATGCAATGGAGCGGAACAGAGTTGACGTTGCCTTTGCGATTGCGGCGATTCTGCTGCTGTTGACGCTGCTGATCAACTTCCTCGCCAAATTCGCTGCTTCAAGACTCAAGAAGAATGTGGAGTAA